From Coffea arabica cultivar ET-39 chromosome 9c, Coffea Arabica ET-39 HiFi, whole genome shotgun sequence, one genomic window encodes:
- the LOC113707952 gene encoding putative MO25-like protein At5g47540, whose amino-acid sequence MKGLFKSKPKTPADLVRQTRDLLIYVDRGPDATRETKREEKMMELSKLMRELKSILYGNSEAEPVTEACAQLTQEFFRENTLRLLIICLPKLNLETRKDVTQVVANLQRQQVQSRLIACDYLEANIDLMDILIGGYENTDMALHYGAMLRECIRHQTVARYVLESEHMKKFFDYIQLPNFDIAADAAATFKELLTRHKSTVAEFLSKNYDWFFAEYNSKLLESPNYITRRQAVKLLGDMLLDRSNSAVMTRYVSSRDNLRILMNLLRESSKSIQIEAFHVFKLFAANQHKPPDIVSILVANRSKLLRLFADFKLDKEDEQFEADKAQVVREIAALEPKEGP is encoded by the exons ATGAAGGGCTTGTTTAAGTCCAAACCCAAGACCCCGGCTGACCTCGTTCGTCAGACTCGGGATCTTCTCATCTATGTCGATCGCGGCCCCGATGCCACGCGCGAGACCAAGCGCGAAGAAAAG ATGATGGAATTAAGCAAGCTTATGAGAGAATTGAAGTCAATTCTTTATGGAAATAGTGAAGCTGAGCCTGTAACAGAAGCTTGTGCGCAACTGACCCAGGAGTTCTTCAGAGAGAACACACTACGCCTCTTAATCATCTGTCTGCCAAAGTTAAATTTGGAG ACCCGTAAGGATGTTACTCAAGTTGTTGCAAATCTGCAGAGGCAGCAGGTCCAGTCACGATTGATTGCCTGTGATTACTTGGAAGCAAACATAGATTTGATGGATATTTTGATAGGCGG TTATGAGAATACAGATATGGCTTTACACTATGGTGCTATGCTTAGAGAATGTATACGCCATCAGACTGTTGCAAG GTATGTCTTGGAATCGGAGCATATGAAGAAATTTTTTGATTATATTCAACTTCCAAATTTCGATATTGCTGCTGATGCTGCAGCAACTTTCAAG GAACTCTTGACAAGGCACAAATCAACTGTAGCTGAATTTCTTTCAAAGAATTATGACTGG TTTTTTGCTGAATATAACTCAAAGCTGCTTGAATCTCCAAACTACATTACCAGAAGGCAAGCTGTCAAG TTGCTGGGGGATATGCTGCTTGACCGCTCAAATTCAGCTGTCATGACTCGATATGTTAGCTCAAGAGACAACTTGAGGATTCTAATGAATCTCCTTAGA GAATCCAGCAAGAGCATTCAGATTGAAGCATTTCATGTTTTTAAG TTATTCGCTGCCAATCAACACAAGCCCCCAGATATCGTTAGCATCCTTGTGGCAAATAGAAGCAAACTTCTGCGCCTCTTTGCTGATTTCAAGTTGGATAAAG AGGATGAACAGTTTGAGGCTGACAAAGCCCAAGTTGTCAGAGAAATTGCTGCGCTAGAGCCGAAAGAGGGCCCATGA